From one Babesia bovis T2Bo chromosome 3, whole genome shotgun sequence genomic stretch:
- a CDS encoding putative carbamoyl-phosphate synthase large subunit: protein MGHKTDSAFDVWRPEELTTPLPAKLLLQDGTEFNGYSFGYVDENYDYADPTNLSATGEVVFSTSMVGYAEALTDPSFLGQILVLTYPSVGNTGVPPSEQDEFGVSKWFESSRIHVNGFVCCDYSIYESHWSSCKSLSTWLREERIPAISGIDTRALTKHLRNCGSTLARIIIGPKSRGLVSPRLLESSSFYDTNNPDLMRSLPDPHPVLYTMAEIDGERYVTSYEFTVAELDDILSRDPYACTSSDLDVHFASKKKFCGYPNKPVNDCASGSGSLYSSSLSLKGVTLVVIVDCGIKSNIIRLFLRMSPVQVRALVVPHNFDFNRIPYDGLILSNGPGDPSDATVTIANLRRAMERTTPIFGICLGHQLMGLAAGAKTYKMRYGHRGFNQPCVDLRTSKCYMTSQNHGYAIDEETLPSEWSTLFVNANDGCVEGIIHMTYPWFSVQFHPEASGGPTDTLFLMRDFIYSLGKSGSIPLHIRSISPHVQWKRILLLSSGGISIGQAGEFDYSGSQAIKALKESGAEVILVNPNVATVQTNHGLADVVYFEPITAEFVSNIIEKERPDGIMCSFGGQTALNCGIDLYKSGILSKYNCEVLGTPIETIINTEDRALFNRKLAEIGERCAPSKVGTDVGSCISAAQELGYPVLVRTNYALGGFGSGLASDESELRSILSNIFSTSSCRKGGSDTTEAGSGSSFPVEDVCVYIDKALKGWKEIEFEIIRDNNDNCISPASMENFDPLGIHTGDSIVVAPAQTLTNVELYKYREIAFKIVRHLGIVGECNVQFAVNPDTDDYFIVELNARLSRSSALASKATGYPLAYFAARIALGFDLVQMRNAITLVTTACFEPSLDYIVVKIPKWDLRKFEYADNLLGSSMKSVGEVMSIGRTFEEAMQKALRMAGDGVLGFNSGVMSGADREAITDALRRPTPDHVAAIARAFELGMTVSDIHGLTKIDPWFLHRLHHLHILNAHLSTLPSLSSFTPAMMRYYKVYGFSDRQISREIVKSTVSEDDVRELRKSWGIVPFVKVIDTMAAEYPAKTNYCYLTYNGIESDVLPCGPIDSKDSVSATSIVVLGCGPYRIGSSIEFDWSAVSCVKALRSLGHAAVIVNCNPETVSTDYDVSDRLYFDELTVEIVDAIYHFENPKGIVISVGGQTANNLACKLHSLGLSILGTSVESIDRCENRNKFSKLCDVLGIDQPAWEEFTSFEGAKQFCTKVSFPVLVRPSYVLSGASMRVIVSFEELEKYLQTSAVVNREHPVVISKFIEKANEVEVDCVASQGIILNYAISEHVEHAGTHSGDATLILPAQNIFVGTHRRVKKITQKLSRYLNISGPFNVQYLCKNNEIKIIECNLRASRTLPFIYKTLNVNFIDQATRVMVGSPARVHNIQLMDIDYVAVKVPVFSFDRLSPSDPVVGVDMKSTGEVVGFGANKYEALLKAMMASNVRLPTSGMLISLDSDVDKFLISRTVKMILELGYDVYATKGTYEFLSRINEVPASGASITKGLDVQSLLACSLQFFEDTIGDSLLHAGSSHKCGRLLCCYKPSEEGEPKAVELMKSGVVDMFINAAGCAIPNRLSDGYVMRRAAVDNKVTLITSMKLAKLFIDALVMRHIRTAKGKLFFHNKSHQEYLN, encoded by the exons ATGGGTCATAAAACGGATTCTGCTTTTGACGTTTGGCGTCCAGAGG AGTTGACGACTCCCTTGCCAGCTAAGTTACTTCTCCAAGATGGTACTGAGTTCAATGGGTATTCTTTCGGTTATGTTGATGAAAACTATGACTATGCCGATCCTACTAATTTATCTGCCACTGGTGAGGTTGTCTTTTCTACCTCTATGGTTGGCTATGCCGAAGCATTGACTGACCCTAGTTTCTTAGGTCAGATTTTAGTGCTAACATATCCATCTGTTGGTAACACGGGCGTCCCGCCAAGTGAGCAG GACGAATTCGGTGTTTCGAAGTGGTTTGAGAGTTCCCGTATTCATGTGAATGGTTTTGTGTGTTGTGACTACTCTATATACGAATCGCATTGGTCATCTTGTAAATCCTTGTCTACATGGTTACGCGAGGAGCGTATTCCTGCCATATCTGGTATTGACACTCGCGCATTGACAAAGCACTTACGTAATTGCGGTTCTACATTGGCTCGTattatcattggtcctAAAAGTAGGGGTCTGGTGAGCCCTCGTCTGTTGGAATCATCATCATTTTATGACACTAACAACCCTGATTTAATGAGGAGTCTGCCGGATCCTCATCCAGTTCTTTACACAATGGCTGAAATTGATGGTGAGCGATACGTGACATCGTATGAATTTACGGTTGCTGAGCTTGATGATATTTTATCTCGTGATCCGTATGCTTGCACTTCATCTGATCTGGATGTTCATTTTGCTTCGAAAAAGAAGTTTTGTGGTTATCCTAATAAACCGGTTAATGATTGTGCTAGTGGATCTGGTAGTCTATATTCATCATCACTATCACTTAAGGGCGTGACTTTGGTAGTGATAGTTGACTGTGGCATTAAGAGTAACATAATTCGCCTGTTTCTTCGTATGTCACCCGTTCAAGTTCGTGCTCTCGTCGTTCCTCACAATTTTGATTTCAATCGTATCCCTTATGACGGTCTGATTCTATCCAACGGTCCTGGTGACCCTTCCGATGCTACAGTGACAATTGCTAATTTACGTCGTGCTATGGAGCGCACTACTCCTATTTTTGGTATTTGTCTTGGTCATCAACTGATGGGTCTTGCTGCAGGTGCTAAGACTTACAAGATGCGTTATGGTCACCGTGGATTTAATCAGCCTTGTGTTGATTTGCGTACTTCTAAATGTTACATGACATCTCAGAATCACGGTTATGCTATTGATGAGGAGACTTTGCCATCTGAGTGGTCTACTTTATTTGTGAATGCTAATGACGGTTGTGTTGAGGGTATAATTCATATGACTTACCCTTGGTTCAGTGTTCAATTTCACCCTGAGGCTAGTGGTGGTCCTACTGATACCTTATTTTTGATGCGTGATTTCATTTATAGTTTGGGTAAGAGTGGTTCTATTCCTCTTCACATTCGTAGCATTTCACCTCACGTTCAATGGAAGCGTATTTTATTATTgagtagtggtggtataTCAATTGGTCAGGCTGGTGAGTTTGACTACAGTGGTAGTCAGGCTATAAAGGCTTTAAAGGAGTCTGGTGCTGAGGTTATATTGGTGAATCCTAATGTTGCTACTGTTCAGACTAACCACGGTTTGGCtgatgttgtatattttgaGCCTATTACTGCTGAATTCGTATCAAATATTATTGAGAAGGAGCGTCCAGATGGTATTATGTGTAGTTTCGGTGGTCAAACGGCATTGAATTGTGGTATCGATTTGTACAAGTCTGGTATACTTTCAAAGTACAACTGTGAGGTTTTGGGTACTCCCATTGAGACCATTATAAACACTGAGGATCGTGCTTTATTTAACCGAAAGCTGGCTGAGATCGGTGAGCGTTGTGCTCCTTCCAAGGTGGGTACTGATGTTGGTTCTTGTATATCTGCTGCTCAAGAGCTGGGCTATCCTGTATTAGTTCGAACTAATTATGCGTTGGGTGGTTTCGGTTCAGGGTTGGCGTCTGATGAATCTGAATTACGTTCTATTTTATCTAACATTTTCAGTACGAGTTCATGTCGCAAGGGTGGTTCTGACACTACTGAAGCGGGCTCCGGTTCATCATTTCCTGTTGAGGACGTTTGCGTTTACATTGACAAGGCCCTTAAAGGTTGGAAGGAGATCGAGTTTGAGATAATTCGTGACAACAATGACAACTGCATATCACCTGCTAGTATGGAGAACTTTGACCCTCTTGGCATTCACACTGGTGACTCCATTGTCGTTGCTCCTGCTCAGACTTTGACTAACGTTGAGCTTTACAAGTACCGTGAGATTGCTTTTAAGATAGTTCGTCATTTGGGTATCGTTGGTGAGTGCAATGTTCAATTTGCTGTGAACCCTGACACTGACGACTACTTTATTGTTGAATTGAATGCTCGTTTAAGTCGCAGTTCTGCACTTGCGTCTAAGGCTACTGGATATCCTCTTGCTTACTTTGCTGCTCGCATAGCTCTTGGTTTTGATCTTGTTCAGATGCGTAATGCCATTACGTTGGTCACCACTGCTTGTTTTGAGCCAAGTTTAGACTACATTGTTGTTAAGATTCCCAAGTGGGATTTACGTAAATTTGAGTATGCCGACAATCTTTTGGGTAGTAGCATGAAGTCAGTTGGTGAGGTCATGTCCATTGGTCGTACCTTTGAGGAGGCTATGCAGAAAGCTTTACGTATGGCAGGTGACGGCGTACTTGGTTTCAACAGTGGTGTGATGTCCGGTGCTGATCGTGAGGCTATCACCGACGCTTTGCGTCGTCCAACTCCTGATCACGTTGCTGCCATTGCTCGTGCCTTTGAGCTGGGCATGACTGTTTCTGACATTCATGGTTTGACTAAGATTGACCCTTGGTTCTTACATCGTCTACATCATCTCCACATTCTGAATGCTCACCTATCAACTTTACCATCTCTATCATCCTTTACTCCTGCTATGATGCGTTATTACAAGGTCTATGGTTTCAGTGATCGTCAGATATCTCGTGAGATTGTCAAATCTACTGTTTCTGAGGATGACGTTCGCGAACTTCGCAAGTCTTGGGGGATAGTACCTTTTGTAAAGGTGATTGACACTATGGCTGCTGAGTACCCTGCGAAGACTAATTACTGTTATTTAACTTACAATGGCATTGAGAGTGACGTTTTACCTTGCGGTCCTATTGATTCCAAGGATTCTGTTAGTGCTACATCTATAGTTGTACTTGGTTGTGGTCCTTATAGGATCGGTTCCAGTATAGAGTTCGATTGGTCTGCTGTTAGCTGTGTGAAGGCTCTTCGTAGCTTGGGTCACGCTGCTGTGATTGTTAACTGCAACCCTGAGACTGTTTCCACTGACTATGATGTGAGCGACCGACTATACTTTGATGAGTTGACTGTTGAGATTGTTGATGCGATATATCACTTTGAGAATCCCAAGGGTATTGTTATATCTGTGGGTGGTCAGACTGCCAACAACCTTGCTTGCAAGTTACATAGTTTGGGTCTTTCCATTTTGGGTACTAGTGTTGAATCTATTGACCGTTGTGAGAACCGTAACAAGTTTTCGAAGTTGTGTGATGTTTTGGGCATTGATCAACCTGCATGGGAGGAGTTTACTTCATTTGAGGGTGCCAAGCAATTTTGTACAAAGGTTTCATTCCCTGTCTTAGTTCGCCCATCATATGTTCTTTCTGGTGCTTCTATGCGTGTAATTGTATCTTTTGAGGAGTTGGAAAAGTACCTTCAGACATCTGCTGTGGTGAATCGTGAGCACCCTGTTGTGATATCTAAGTTCATTGAGAAGGCCAATGAGGTTGAGGTTGACTGTGTGGCATCTCAGGGTATTATACTGAACTACGCCATTAGTGAGCATGTGGAGCATGCTGGTACTCATTCAGGCGATGCCACATTGATTTTACCCGCTCAAAACATCTTCGTTGGTACTCACCGTCGTGTTAAGAAGATAACTCAGAAGTTATCTCGTTACCTTAACATCAGCGGTCCATTCAACGTTCAGTACCTTTGCAAGAACAACGAGATCAAGATTATCGAGTGCAATTTGCGTGCATCTCGTACTTTACCTTTCATTTACAAGACACTGAATGTGAACTTTATTGACCAGGCTACTCGTGTTATGGTTGGCAGTCCAGCTCGTGTTCACAATATTCAATTGATGGACATTGATTACGTTGCTGTTAAGGTTCCTGTATTTTCTTTTGACCGTTTATCACCATCTGACCCTGTGGTTGGTGTTGACATGAAGTCCACTGGTGAGGTTGTTGGTTTCGGCGCTAACAAGTACGAGGCTTTATTGAAGGCCATGATGGCTAGCAATGTTCGTCTTCCTACTAGTGGTATGTTGATATCTCTTGACAGTGACGTTGACAAGTTTTTGATTTCTCGTACTGTAAAGATGATATTGGAGTTAGGTTACGACGTGTATGCTACAAAGGGTACATACGAATTCCTTTCTAGGATTAATGAGGTCCCTGCTTCGGGTGCTTCTATAACCAAAGGTCTTGATGTTCAATCTTTATTGGCTTGTAGTCTTCAGTTTTTTGAGGACACCATAGGGGATAGTCTACTTCACGCTGGTAGTTCTCATAAGTGTGGTCGTTTACTTTGCTGTTACAAACCTAGTGAGGAAGGTGAACCTAAGGCTGTAGAATTGATGAAATCTGGTGTTGTTGACATGTTTATCAATGCTGCGGGTTGTGCCATTCCAAATCGTTTATCTGATGGTTACGTTATGCGTCGTGCAGCTGTTGACAACAAGGTTACTTTGATAACTAGCATGAAGTTGGCTAAGTTATTTATTGACGCCTTGGTGATGCGTCACATTCGTACTGCTAAAGGGAAGTTATTTTTCCACAACAAGAGTCATCAGGAATATCTGAATTAG
- a CDS encoding Ring finger domain family protein, with translation MVYNHFGRVTKQWWGATHLRIGGRGQPRPNKGFRLSHFPSVGSALECCRWWKFLRRGTLARLLNSDIANPATTSTPVTSSHIEKVEKGLASLNNEQLSLIGSYLGVNFTKKQGHKYRRALDAENLINSIASQEGGSVYSTPAQSARPPSNDNNDDREINLTFFVGFLLLLGMIVMLNLLLNMHTWDFEKSEEKNDVALRNIGIFSTYYTGEYEVCETSRTIIEPDGSKTHNAGGCVTGNMHATIIFREMDLDSFVRVYLLLCFELPEGNRFAFWNSPKFGRRTFKRDRRVYLGLSGLEFTNNIDTLYLSGLSSVLGPFTSRAPLKEYWPKLALTMDDWNEYEGKSQGSVCIFNAFLRHPFPKMSQISLRQLNELYILGTNHFLLQEFEHTSDLCDRKFNIFDALYSEPKPPDFKVAENMSPVTPNNKIPYISEGEESQQLVDTMHGSVVSNDCGVSISFKGQERDMSYGDVMVQQFAIFFIMKSLLEIILLCKQLRGIDEGSHGKTLSIIAFSMFSYQDLLDIFFFFYHRNLFWRNILCFTFSIFIKIFLVGVVDHSYLVLIWRANHSEHIREGWEVTQARFKLFYRYYFSFIALHIINWYAYYPDSPWFLISVYLCWIPQILLDAWRGQCNSLNILTVIAVSLLRLYVPCYVFMLKENAFTFDVFSRDSGRTNRTVGAYIILVTLLQLVLMCLQRLRGARCFASWSILPQIYNYVRPWTQLMQDDPQECVICMTSIEQSKGNWSITPCDHLFHRSCLQDWTSVKMECPNCRHPLPPII, from the exons ATGG TGTATAACCACTTTGGACGAGTAACTAAGCAGTGGTGGGGAGCTACTCACTTACGTATCGGTGGTCGTGGTCAACCTCGTCCTAACAAGGGATTTAGGTTATCACATTTTCCCAGTGTAGGTTCTGCACTTGAATGTTGTAG ATGGTGGAAATTCTTGAGAAGAGGTACATTGGCAAGATTATTGAACTCCGACATTGCGAATCCTGCAACTACATCCACTCCAG TGACATCTTCTCATATTGAAAAAGTCGAAAAAGGTTTGGCATCTCTCAACAATGAGCAGTTGTCACTCATAGGCTCATATTTGGGTGTAAactttaccaaaaaacaAGGACACAAATACCGTC GTGCTCTAGATGCCGAAAATTTAATAAACTCAATTGCATCGCAGGAAGGAGGATCCGTATATTCCACTCCAGCCCAGTCTGCACGTCCCCCTTCCAATGATAACAACGATGACCGCGAAATTAACCTGACGTTTTTCGTTGGTTTCTTACTTCTCCTAGGCATGATTGTAATGCTTAATTTACTGTTAAACATGCATACTTGGGACTTCGAAAAGTCAGAAGAGAAAAACGACGTCGCATTGCGCAATATAGGAATTTTCAGTACTTACTATACTGGTGAGTACGAGGTATGTGAAACTTCTCGTACAATCATAGAGCCTGATGGAAGCAAAACTCACAATGCTGGTGGTTGTGTGACAGGCAATATGCATGCTACGATTATATTCCGTGAAATGGATCTTGACTCTTTTGTACGAGTCTATTTACTATTGTGTTTTGAGCTCCCTGAAGGCAACCGTTTCGCTTTTTGGAATTCACCAAAGTTTGGTAGAAGGACATTTAAGAGGGATCGTCGTGTATATCTTGGACTCTCTGGCCTGGAATTCACGAATAACATTGACACGTTATATCTCTCAGGATTGTCTTCGGTATTGGGACCTTTTACCTCCCGTGCTCCCTTGAAGGAGTATTGGCCTAAATTAGCGCTAACAATGGATGATTGGAATGAGTATGAAGGTAAATCACAGGGATCTGTTTGCATCTTCAATGCATTTTTGCGTCACCCATTTCCTAAAATGAGTCAGATTTCCCTACGTCAACTTAATGAATTGTACATTTTGGGGACAAACCATTTCCTTTTGCAGGAATTCGAGCATACATCTGATCTATGCGATCGcaaattcaacatatttgATGCTTTATATTCTGAGCCGAAACCTCCAGATTTCAAAGTTGCTGAGAATATGAGTCCCGTGACGCCTAATAATAAAATTCCGTATATATCTGAAGGCGAGGAAAGTCAGCAACTGGTTGATACAATGCATGGCAGTGTCGTCTCTAATGACTGTGGCGTGTCTATATCTTTTAAAGGTCAGGAACGTGATATGTCATATGGTGACGTCATGGTGCAACAATTTGCCATTTTCTTTATTATGAAATCGCTGTTGGAGATAATTTTGTTATGCAAGCAGTTACGGGGCATTGATGAGGGTTCTCATGGAAAGACTCTTAGCATCATTGCATTTAGTATGTTTTCTTACCAGGATTTGCTTGATattttctttttcttttatCATCGTAACCTTTTCTGGAGAAACATTTTGTGTTTCACCTTCTCAATCTTTATAAAGATTTTTTTGGTTGGTGTAGTAGACCACAGCTACTTGGTATTGATTTGGCGCGCCAACCATTCTGAGCACATTCGTGAGGGTTGGGAGGTTACACAAGCTCGTTTCAAGCTTTTTTATCGTTACTATTTCAGCTTTATAGCTCTTCATATTATAAATTGGTACGCCTATTATCCTGACTCTCCTTGGTTTCTCATTTCAGTTTATTTATGTTGGATACCTCAGATACTTCTTGATGCATGGCGTGGTCAATGCAATTCGCTTAACATTCTAACGGTGATAGCGGTATCGTTACTACGTTTGTATGTACCTTGTTACGTATTCATGCTGAAGGAAAACGCTTTTACTTTTGACGTATTTTCTCGAGATTCTGGTAGGACAAATCGTACTGTTGGAGCATACATCATTTTGGTTACACTGCTACAGTTGGTGTTAATGTGTCTACAGCGTCTACGTGGTGCTAGATGTTTTGCTTCATGGTCTATTTTACCACAGATTTATAATTACGTTCGTCCCTGGACGCAGCTTATGCAGGACGATCCTCAAGAATGTGTCATTTGTATGACTTCCATTGAACAATCTAAGGG cAACTGGAGTATAACTCCATGTGACCACTTGTTTCACCGCAGCTGTCTGCAGGATTGGACTTCCGTAAAGATGGAATGCCCTAATTGCAGGCACCCGTTACCGCCTATTATATGA
- a CDS encoding 26S proteasome non-ATPase regulatory subunit Nin1/mts3 family protein, which produces MANTELERKVLALQQAFADASANPDAMSTCAELLEPLKEDLIRHQLNGNVFDDHFLQLAREVYEIGALISLTLGDIDSFDCFYSYLHPFYFDYTHLSTPSTRLDIILGLRLLYLLTENRIGDFYMLLELIPVEVRSSANITYVVELEHNMMEGNLTRLIDMRQTASCPYYQSLSFKLADTARNKIAASMEAAYLSLNVDAAIHMLKLGDISELSMFIKYYNQSKVTEDPCGIQWKIEGTRVIFVREGNDLGGIPSKDMLRHSLSYIEELEKIV; this is translated from the exons ATGGCTAATACAGAGCTTGAACGTAAGGTATTAGCTTTGCAACAGGCGTTTGCGGATGCTTCTGCGAACCCTGATGCTATGAGCACCTGTGCCGAACTCTTGGAGCCATTGAAAGAGGACTTAATTCGGCACCAACTTAATGGAAACGTTTTTGATGATCATTTTCTGCAGCTAGCTCGTGAGGTGTATGAGATCGGCGCATTAATTTCACTAACGCTTGGTGATATTGATTCCTTTGATTGTTTTTATTCTTACCTTCATCCATTTTACTTTGATTATACTCAT CTATCTACTCCTAGTACTCGTCTGGACATCATTTTGGGTCTCCGTTTATTATACCTTTTAACTGAGAATCGCATCGGTGACTTTTACATGCTTTTGGAGTTAATACCCGTTGAAGTGAGGTCGAGTGCAAATATAACGTATGTCGTTGAGTTAGAGCACAACATGATGGAGGGTAATTTAACTCGTTTGATTGACATGCGTCAAACTGCATCATGCCCTTACTATCAGAGTTTAAGTTTCAAGCTGGCCGACACTGCTCGCAACAAGATTGCTGCATCCATGGAGGCGGCTTATTTATCGTTGAACGTCGACGCAGCGATTCACATGTTAAAGTTGGGTGACATCAGT GAGCTATCCATGTTCATCAAGTACTACAATCAAAGTAAGGTGACTGAAG ACCCATGTGGTATTCAGTGGAAGATCGAAGGTACGCGTGTGATATTTGTTAGAGAGGGCAATGACCTTGGGGGTATTCCATCCAAGGATATGCTTCGACACTCCCTTAGTTACATTGAGGAGCTTGAGAAAATAGTTTGA
- a CDS encoding protein kinase domain containing protein, whose amino-acid sequence MDSINAPNSRISRGYAQTNRMAASNTQSAMASTTDTQSAQATAADTYSTDLNISNSSHIANIDLINEGGMIAYNETTGTTTLRPPERQVVSQAQSRHLHASHRNNQVGADGTISEGIYNMDAMHCGSHPAQHVPGADTLPEAESKYQVQRMIGNGSFGVVHEAIHVESGNKVAIKKVLQDPRYKNRELSIMLELSHPNIVYMFDHFYTEVVREQETQIYLNIVMEFVPGTVHRMMRSYFKRYNQMPIALIKVYAFQLCKALGYLHAVGVCHRDLKPHNLLVDLETNVLKLCDFGSAKKLRAGEMSVAYICSRFYRAPELMLGATEYTTAIDIWSIGCVIGELLMGKPMFAGDTSIDQLVKIIQVLGTPTIEQMYAMHPNYQNVTFPNIRAADLTRLFPTNTPPVAIDFVSQFLRYDPKERLRPLEALGHDFFNDILHNPNSNIFVPKNLLEFTQQELSAMSENTKRKLGIVHQ is encoded by the exons atggattccattaaTGCACCAAATTCGAGGATCTCTCGTGGATATGCGCAAACTAACAGAATGGCCGCATCAAATACACAAAGCGCCATGGCGTCCACCACGGACACACAGAGCGCACAGGCGACCGCAGCGGATACGTATAGCACCGACCTGAATATTTCAAACAGCAGCCATATAGCGAATATAGATTTAATAAATGAAGGTGGGATGATAGCATACAATGAAACAACGGGAACAACCACATTGAGACCTCCCGAACGCCAAGTCGTATCTCAGGCGCAAAGTCGCCATTTACATGCCTCACATCGTAATAATCAAGTGGGAGCGGATGGTACGATTTCAGaaggtatatacaatatggATGCCATGCATTGCGGTAGCCATCCCGCTCAACATGTGCCCGGAGCAGATACATTACCTGAAGCCGAAAGTAAATACCAAGTACAACGCATGATCGGTAATGGATCATTCGGAGTTGTACATGAGGCTATACATGTGGAATCTGGAAATAAGGTAGCCATTAAAAAGGTGCTACAG GACCCACGTTATAAAAATCGCGAACTTAGCATCATGCTAGAACTTTCTCATCCAAACATTGTCTACATGTTTGACCACTTTTACACCGAAGTTGTGAGAGAGCAGGAAACACAAATCTATCTCAATATAGTCATGGAATTCGTACCGGGAACCGTACACAGAATGATGAGGTCGTACTTCAAAAGATACAACCAAATGCCTATTGCACTGATTAAAGTGTATGCATTCCAGTTGTGTAAGGCATTGGGTTATCTACATGCCGTGGGCGTCTGTCACCGAGATCTCAAGCCACATAACCTACTAGTTGACCTAGAGACAAATGTTCTCAAACTATGTGACTTTGGATCGGCAAAGAAACTGCGAGCTGGAGAAATGAGCGTCGCATATATATGCTCACGTTTTTACAGAGCACCCGAACTCATGTTAGGAGCAACTGAATACACAACAGCCATAGATATTTGGTCAATAGGCTGTGTTATCGGAGAGTTGCTTATGGGTAAACCCATGTTTGCAGGCGATACGTCAATCGATCAGCTGGTTAAAATAATACAAGTTCTGGGAACACCGACGATCGAGCAAATGTATGCAATGCATCCGAACTAccaaaatgtaacattcCCTAATATAAGGGCAGCGGATCTTACAAGGCTATTCCCAACCAACACCCCGCCTGTAGCAATCGATTTTGTGTCCCAATTCTTGAGATATGATCCAAAGGAACGTCTCAGGCCGTTGGAAGCACTAGGTCATGATTTCTTTAATGATATCCTGCACAATCCAAACTCAAATATATTCGTGCCTAAGAATCTCCTAGAATTCACGCAGCAGGAGTTAAGTGCAATGTCAGAAAACACCAAACGCAAACTTGGTATTGTGCACCAATAA